The following coding sequences are from one Patescibacteria group bacterium window:
- a CDS encoding NAD-dependent epimerase/dehydratase family protein produces MSDFPDLRNKRVLIIGGLGLIGSTTARYCIQSGAQVTIADNRAPDYGANDYNLADLHQKYSLEIGDVRESTFVDTIVKGQDFIFNFAAQVNHNVSIEKPILDNQINCIGHINVLMACRNYNQKAKIAYPGSRLQYGKILHLPVAEDHPREPLSIYAIHKNTAEQYYQAFFKHYGIRSTCFRITNPYGPRSQMKSSGYSIINWFIRLALDNQTINVFGGGRQFRDYIYIDDLVDGLVRSTVQGETDGKVYNVGSGEKTRFIDMARTVVEVVGGGDIQDIPWPKNYDNFETGDFYADIESIKKDTDWEPSTKLRNGIEQTVSYYREHRSHYW; encoded by the coding sequence ATGAGCGATTTTCCCGATCTTCGTAACAAACGCGTGTTAATTATTGGTGGTCTTGGATTGATTGGTAGTACCACCGCACGGTATTGTATTCAATCTGGTGCACAGGTTACTATTGCGGATAATAGAGCACCAGATTATGGTGCAAATGATTACAACCTTGCCGACCTTCATCAAAAGTATTCCTTAGAGATTGGGGATGTTCGGGAGAGCACCTTTGTCGACACAATTGTGAAAGGACAAGATTTCATTTTCAACTTTGCTGCACAGGTGAACCATAACGTGAGTATTGAGAAGCCAATACTCGATAATCAGATTAATTGCATAGGCCATATTAATGTCCTAATGGCGTGCCGAAATTATAACCAAAAGGCAAAAATTGCCTACCCTGGTTCACGATTGCAGTACGGGAAAATACTACATTTGCCGGTGGCTGAAGACCATCCGCGTGAACCATTGAGTATTTACGCAATCCATAAGAATACCGCTGAGCAGTACTACCAGGCATTTTTTAAACACTATGGTATTCGATCAACGTGCTTCCGCATTACTAATCCCTATGGTCCGCGCAGCCAGATGAAGAGTTCGGGATATAGTATTATTAACTGGTTCATTCGTCTGGCACTGGATAATCAGACCATCAATGTTTTTGGTGGAGGGCGACAATTCAGAGATTATATTTACATTGATGATCTCGTTGATGGTCTTGTACGCTCGACCGTTCAAGGTGAAACTGATGGGAAGGTCTATAATGTTGGTTCAGGTGAGAAAACTCGATTTATTGATATGGCAAGAACAGTTGTAGAGGTGGTGGGTGGGGGAGATATTCAGGATATTCCTTGGCCAAAAAACTATGATAATTTTGAAACTGGCGATTTCTATGCAGACATTGAGAGTATAAAGAAGGATACAGATTGGGAACCTAGTACGAAATTACGAAATGGGATTGAACAAACAGTCAGCTACTATCGGGAGCATCGATCTCATTATTGGTAG
- a CDS encoding glycosyltransferase encodes MRILLVTPYFAPAWSFGGPVKVVHDLSKELVSRGHQVTVITTDVLSRGKRNEKRNDLIHGVEVIYFKNVSNYLAFHFNFYFPFSLKSWLSRNIKRYDIIHCHDVFNWLNVHVARKAMESQIPFVVQPHASLDKIRMNAGPRFIKFLFLKFYPYILSSAKAIITSNEHEKSVLFSRQVKQPEQKLFVVPNAVSEEQISKPHHSESFRARQGLQANEKVIIYFGRFQAIKGLDITIRALALLKGFPYKFILIGRDEGMLPRLTTLAAELGIREKLIILEPLFRDKLVEYLSNADLFVLNSKSEGKPLAIMDACAAGLPVIISPGCNMPEVGRYGAGIVLEDNTPQATASAIQRFFSDEKLQMDMRIKCHELIKRQFNLRIIVDQYISIYKQCI; translated from the coding sequence ATGAGAATTTTGTTAGTCACACCATATTTTGCCCCGGCCTGGTCTTTTGGTGGCCCTGTAAAAGTGGTGCATGACCTTTCAAAGGAACTAGTGTCGCGTGGTCATCAGGTTACAGTCATTACCACGGATGTTTTGAGCAGAGGTAAAAGAAATGAAAAACGAAACGACCTCATCCATGGTGTAGAAGTTATTTATTTTAAGAATGTTAGTAACTATTTAGCTTTTCATTTCAATTTTTACTTTCCTTTTAGTCTTAAGTCTTGGTTAAGTAGGAACATCAAGCGCTACGACATAATCCATTGCCATGACGTTTTTAATTGGTTAAACGTTCATGTTGCCCGGAAGGCAATGGAAAGTCAAATTCCTTTTGTTGTGCAACCCCATGCTTCACTTGATAAAATTCGGATGAATGCGGGGCCAAGATTTATTAAATTTCTTTTTTTGAAATTTTATCCATACATTCTTTCTTCGGCTAAGGCGATTATCACGTCCAATGAGCATGAGAAATCAGTTTTATTCAGTCGCCAGGTAAAACAACCAGAACAGAAATTGTTCGTAGTTCCAAACGCTGTATCCGAAGAGCAAATCTCCAAACCTCACCACAGCGAGAGTTTTCGTGCCAGACAGGGTTTGCAAGCAAACGAAAAGGTCATTATTTACTTTGGACGTTTTCAAGCCATTAAAGGGCTTGATATTACCATTCGTGCGCTTGCTCTCTTGAAAGGTTTTCCATATAAATTTATACTCATTGGTCGTGATGAAGGGATGCTGCCGAGATTAACGACCTTGGCGGCTGAGTTGGGTATTAGAGAAAAACTCATTATTTTGGAGCCGCTATTTCGTGATAAACTTGTTGAGTATTTGTCTAATGCTGATTTGTTTGTGCTCAATTCTAAATCCGAAGGAAAGCCGCTGGCAATCATGGATGCTTGTGCGGCCGGGTTACCCGTCATCATCAGTCCAGGTTGTAACATGCCCGAAGTAGGACGTTATGGCGCAGGGATTGTTCTTGAAGATAATACCCCCCAGGCTACGGCGAGTGCAATCCAAAGGTTTTTTTCAGATGAAAAGCTTCAGATGGACATGAGGATAAAGTGTCATGAATTGATTAAACGTCAGTTTAATCTACGAATAATCGTTGATCAGTATATTTCGATTTACAAACAGTGTATCTAG
- a CDS encoding glycosyltransferase family 2 protein, with product MLTASHLPKISIVIPSYNQGSFIAATIRSVLDQNYSQLELIVIDGGSTDQTLQVLKEFGNRIQWVSEKDAGQSDAINKGLRRATGEIIGYLNSDDLLLPGSLNRVANFFQTHPDNQWVTGLCRIVNEKGVEINKPITMYKNFLLHHYRHWTLLVTDYISQMSTFWRADVMQRIGLYSVSEHLVMDYDYWLRLSVFGPPGIIDDYLSCFRIHSSSKSVNRTKQQFHEMYLVAGRHTNNRFILFFNLFHGKLTLLVYRFLTLLGRR from the coding sequence ATGTTGACTGCTAGTCATTTACCTAAAATTTCAATTGTCATTCCCTCGTACAATCAAGGGAGTTTTATTGCTGCGACAATCCGTAGTGTACTAGATCAAAATTACTCGCAACTTGAACTCATTGTTATTGATGGTGGTTCTACAGACCAAACCCTACAAGTATTGAAGGAGTTTGGAAACCGTATTCAGTGGGTATCAGAAAAAGATGCAGGGCAGTCAGATGCAATAAATAAGGGTTTACGAAGGGCAACGGGTGAAATAATTGGATATTTAAACTCTGATGATTTATTACTGCCAGGTTCACTAAACCGTGTGGCGAATTTTTTTCAGACTCACCCGGATAATCAGTGGGTTACTGGCCTTTGTCGCATTGTGAACGAAAAAGGGGTAGAAATAAACAAGCCCATTACCATGTATAAGAATTTTCTGTTGCATCATTATCGTCATTGGACTTTGTTGGTTACTGATTATATTAGTCAAATGTCAACATTCTGGCGAGCTGACGTGATGCAAAGAATTGGTCTATATTCGGTATCCGAACATTTAGTTATGGACTACGATTATTGGTTGCGCCTAAGCGTCTTTGGGCCGCCAGGGATAATTGATGACTATCTCTCTTGTTTCCGCATTCATAGCAGTTCGAAGAGTGTAAACAGGACAAAACAGCAATTTCATGAAATGTATTTGGTTGCGGGTAGACATACCAACAATCGTTTCATTCTCTTCTTTAATCTATTCCACGGTAAGCTTACCTTGTTGGTGTATAGGTTTTTAACCCTACTTGGACGCCGATGA